The sequence below is a genomic window from Granulicatella elegans.
TTCTTGGATTTTGAAATACTGATCCTACATATTGACTCAATTCATTAATAGAATTTTTAGAAATTTCATGTTCATTTACAATAACGCTACCAGTCAAATTTCCGGAATAATACCCGGGAATTAACCCATTTATCAACCTACTTATTGTAGTTTTTCCGCAACCGGACTCACCACAAAATACAACTACTTCACCAGCATTGATATTTAAATTAATATTATAAATTCCAGCATTCTTATTCCCGCTATCATAAGTAAATGACACGTCTTTAAATTCAATCAATGCTATCCCCTCCTATATAAAAATAGTCCTGTAAAGGCAACTGAAAAGAGTAAAATTAATAAATCATATATAGTAAACTTTACTTTTACCACAGTACTTCTCTTTTTCAAAGCTCCCAATCCTCTACTTATTGCTGCCGCCGACAATTCATCACCTATTTTTACAATAGAAACGATTAAAGGTATTGTTACATATTCCAAGTATAAGCTTGGATTTTTCCACGCCTTTTTATTTTTAAAGCTAATTCCCCTCATTTTCATAGCAGTCTTAATAGAATTGTGTTCTTCTTTCAAAGTTGGAATAAACCTGAATGCAACTGCTGTTGGAATAATAAATGCATTGGGAATTTTCCACTTTACCATGGCTGCTATAAACTCGCTCGTTTTTGTGGACATTACAACATAATATCCCAACATGAAAATTGGAAATAGTCTTAAAATTAAGGCATTCAACAATACTGAAATTGTATTTATGAGTGTAGGCAATGTGTACATATCTTTCGTAAAGTGTGCCATAATAGCCAAGGTAAATAGCCCTCCATAAATGAAAGCTATCTTAACTTGTTTATTAGATAATAATAATGCTATTGCCACAATGGCGGATATAAGGCTAACTAAAATATCCTTATATCCGACAGACATTATGGTTGTTATAAATATCATAAATAAAATTTTAGTACGAGGATCTAAGAAAAAGCCCTTTGGTTTATTCGGTTCGTATACCTCATACTCTTCCATTAAATGATACCCGCTCTCTCAAAGTGTTTCTTAAGCATTTTCCTCCCTAAATTTGCACCAATAACTGAGCCGATAAAAATAATTCCAAATGCAGCAATCCCCATCCAAGAAGGCATATATTTTGCGAGTGCAAGTGCATATTGTTCTCCCATTTGTTGCTTAACACCTTCCATATAGGTATCTGCCATTACCCACATTGGCATTTGACAACCTATCATTCCGCAAGAAAATAGCCAAAATCCAATAACATTCTTTTTAAAACTCTTAAAACCACCTGATTTCATAACCAGATCACTGATAATTCCAAATGGAATATATCCCACTAACGCTAACCATGTATAGCCCATAAAATACCAAAACACACCAATAATAATTGACATAATCGTAACCATGCCAAATTTTTCTATTTTGGTTAAAAACAACATAAATGGAATTCCTGTGACTATAGGAATGAGAA
It includes:
- a CDS encoding MptD family putative ECF transporter S component, translated to MSAKDLINVGIYTAIYLVLFFVVGMMNAIPILYPAIYLLIPIVTGIPFMLFLTKIEKFGMVTIMSIIIGVFWYFMGYTWLALVGYIPFGIISDLVMKSGGFKSFKKNVIGFWLFSCGMIGCQMPMWVMADTYMEGVKQQMGEQYALALAKYMPSWMGIAAFGIIFIGSVIGANLGRKMLKKHFERAGII
- a CDS encoding energy-coupling factor transporter transmembrane component T; the protein is MEEYEVYEPNKPKGFFLDPRTKILFMIFITTIMSVGYKDILVSLISAIVAIALLLSNKQVKIAFIYGGLFTLAIMAHFTKDMYTLPTLINTISVLLNALILRLFPIFMLGYYVVMSTKTSEFIAAMVKWKIPNAFIIPTAVAFRFIPTLKEEHNSIKTAMKMRGISFKNKKAWKNPSLYLEYVTIPLIVSIVKIGDELSAAAISRGLGALKKRSTVVKVKFTIYDLLILLFSVAFTGLFLYRRG